A genomic stretch from Kogia breviceps isolate mKogBre1 chromosome 1, mKogBre1 haplotype 1, whole genome shotgun sequence includes:
- the GNAT2 gene encoding LOW QUALITY PROTEIN: guanine nucleotide-binding protein G(t) subunit alpha-2 (The sequence of the model RefSeq protein was modified relative to this genomic sequence to represent the inferred CDS: deleted 1 base in 1 codon) yields the protein MGSGASAEDKELAKRSKELEKKLQEDADKEAKTIKLLLLGAGESGKSTIVKQMKIIHQDGYSPEECLEYKAIIYGNVLQSILAIIRAMPTLGIDFAEASCADDGRQLNNLADSTEEGTMPPELVEVIKKLWKDSGVQACFDRAAEYQLSDSASYYLNQLDQITAPDYLPNEQDVLRSRVKTTGIIETKFSVKDLNFRMFDVGGQRSERKKWIHCFEGVTCIIFCATLSAYDMVLVEDDEVNRMHESLHLFNSICNHKFFAATSIVLFLNKKDLFEEKIKKVHLSICFPEYDGNNSYEDAGNYIKSQFLDLNMRKDVKEIYSHMTCATDTQNVKFVFDAVTDIIIKENLKNCGLF from the exons ATGGGGAGTGGAGCCAGTGCTGAGGACAAAGAACTGGCCAAGAGGTCCAAAGAGCTAGAAAAGAAGCTGCAGGAGGATGCTGACAAGGAAGCCAAGACCATCAAGCTGCTATTGCTGG GTGCTGGGGAGTCAGGAAAGAGCACTATC GTCAAACAGATGAA GATCATTCATCAGGATGGCTATTCACCAGAAGAATGCCTGGAGTACAAGGCCATCATCTATGGGAATGTGCTACAGTCCATCCTGGCTATCATCCGGGCCATGCCCACACTGGGCATTGACTTTGCTGAAGCAAGCTGTGCG GATGATGGGCGACAGCTCAACAACCTGGCTGACTCCACTGAGGAGGGCACTATGCCTCCTGAGCTGGTGGAGGTCATCAAGAAGTTGTGGAAGGATAGTGGGGTGCAAGCCTGCTTTGACAGAGCTGCAGAGTACCAGCTCAGTGACTCGGCATCCTA CTACCTGAATCAATTAGACCAAATTACTGCCCCTGACTACCTCCCTAATGAGCAAGATGTGCTACGATCCAGAGTCAAAACCACAGGCATCATTGAGACCAAGTTTTCTGTCAAAGACTTGAACTTCAG GATGTTTGATGTGGGAGGGCAGAGATCAGAGAGAAAGAAGTGGATCCACTGCTTTGAGGGAGTCACCTGCATCATTTTCTGTGCAACCCTCAGTGCCTATGATATGGTGCTGGTGGAAGATGACGAAGTG AATCGTATGCATGAGTCACTGCACCTGTTCAACAGTATATGCAACCACAAGTTCTTTGCGGCTACTTCCATTGTCCTCTTTCTCAACAAGAAGGACCTCTTTGAGGAAAAAATCAAGAAAGTCCATCTCAGCATTTGTTTTCCAGAGTATGATG GGAACAACTCTTACGAGGATGCAGGGAATTATATCAAGAGTCAATTCCTTGACCTCAACATGAGAAAAGATGTCAAAGAAATCTACAGTCACATGACCTGTGCCACAGACACACAGAATGTCAAATTTGTATTTGATGCAGTTACAGATATTATCATCAAAGAAAACCTCAAGAACTGTGGACTCTTCTAA